A stretch of Allostreptomyces psammosilenae DNA encodes these proteins:
- a CDS encoding serine/threonine-protein kinase: MPRPRHRGHPVTACRHPGCAGTIAPTGFCRDCGRRPPPARPTPAPPPPPVGAPASSGDDLMALPTLRVDPSELVIDRPRPPEGGRPCAKEGCDAVVGAAHRGEPPLSRGFCPACRTPFSLEPRLRPGDLLADQYRVTGYLSHGGLGWLYLAQDTRLDDHPVVLKGLIDSHDATARRVAGAERRFLTDLDHPNIVRIVNYVTHPPVAAGPPPGTEPEARGDPGPDPAEPTDYIVMEFVPGRSLRQLVDGRLPLSPEDVLVYGCGILDALDYLHGKQLLYCDMKPDNVIHYENRIKVVDLGGVRRFDDRDTPVVVTRGYLPPDEIARHGLGVRSDLHTVGVTLRELMEGVIAPPPGLGADSLRRVIDRATRRDPAERFASATEMAVQLRGVLREIRSLRSGREFPEPSTLFAPAAGLLDSGLGRVPRLERWTGHAAPSAEAASDTATEAGTNTPAERGAGDRAGPGWLRAWGGVRSLLAGPPGAEPAWRRPEVLDPGLPTAYQVATELPVPYPHPEDPAAALLTALESSPAQQLVEQVGAVRPRTVEVALCLGRAELRLGRLPVAGEWLAAAARLLGSAAARDWRLAWHRGLLALAGGDVAAANAAFDAVYAALPGEYAPKLALGYCAERLGRPELAGRYYEAVWRRNRSQGSAAFGLVRLRLARGDRRGAVEILDRVPEFSPHHSRARIAAVRILVGRLADGPAPAEGFREAARRLPNLYPDEGGAAGDARDRLTAEVRELALDRVLTERGEEWLPSGPLLGEPPTEERLRRLLETSLRDLARQARHAGEHGALVDLANAVRPMTLR, from the coding sequence GTGCCCCGACCCCGGCACCGGGGCCACCCGGTGACCGCCTGCCGCCACCCGGGCTGCGCCGGGACCATCGCCCCCACCGGGTTCTGCCGTGACTGCGGCCGGCGTCCGCCTCCCGCGCGCCCCACCCCGGCACCCCCGCCGCCCCCGGTCGGCGCGCCCGCCTCCTCCGGCGACGACCTGATGGCCCTGCCGACCCTGCGGGTCGACCCGAGCGAGCTGGTCATCGACCGGCCGCGGCCGCCGGAGGGTGGACGGCCGTGCGCCAAGGAGGGCTGCGACGCCGTCGTCGGCGCGGCGCACCGCGGGGAACCGCCGCTCAGCAGGGGGTTCTGCCCGGCCTGCCGCACCCCCTTCTCCCTGGAGCCCCGGCTGCGCCCCGGGGATCTGCTGGCGGACCAGTACCGGGTGACCGGCTACCTGAGCCACGGTGGTCTCGGCTGGCTGTACCTGGCCCAGGACACCCGGCTGGACGACCACCCGGTGGTGCTGAAGGGCCTGATCGACTCCCACGACGCCACGGCGCGGCGGGTGGCCGGCGCGGAGCGCCGTTTCCTCACCGACCTCGACCACCCGAACATCGTCCGCATCGTCAACTACGTGACCCACCCGCCCGTCGCCGCCGGTCCGCCGCCGGGAACCGAGCCGGAGGCCCGGGGGGACCCGGGGCCCGACCCGGCGGAGCCGACCGACTACATCGTGATGGAGTTCGTGCCGGGCCGGTCGCTGCGGCAACTGGTCGACGGACGCCTGCCGCTGTCGCCGGAGGACGTCCTGGTGTACGGCTGCGGCATCCTCGACGCGCTGGACTACCTGCACGGCAAGCAGTTGCTCTACTGCGACATGAAGCCGGACAACGTCATCCACTACGAGAACCGGATCAAGGTCGTCGACCTCGGCGGGGTGCGGCGCTTCGACGACCGGGACACGCCGGTGGTGGTCACCAGGGGGTACCTGCCGCCCGACGAGATCGCCCGGCACGGCCTGGGTGTGCGCTCCGACCTGCACACCGTGGGGGTGACGCTGCGGGAGCTGATGGAGGGCGTGATCGCCCCGCCGCCGGGTCTGGGCGCGGACTCGCTGAGGCGGGTGATCGACCGGGCGACCCGTCGTGATCCGGCCGAGCGGTTCGCCTCGGCCACCGAGATGGCCGTGCAACTGCGCGGCGTGCTGCGGGAGATCCGCTCGCTGCGGTCCGGACGGGAGTTCCCGGAGCCGTCCACGCTGTTCGCCCCGGCGGCGGGGCTGCTGGACTCCGGGCTCGGTCGGGTCCCCCGCCTGGAGCGGTGGACCGGGCACGCCGCCCCTTCCGCCGAGGCGGCGTCGGACACCGCCACCGAGGCGGGAACGAACACCCCCGCGGAGCGGGGCGCGGGGGACCGCGCAGGGCCCGGGTGGCTCCGTGCGTGGGGTGGCGTCCGGTCGCTCCTGGCCGGGCCCCCGGGAGCCGAACCGGCCTGGCGTCGCCCGGAGGTGCTGGATCCCGGTCTGCCGACGGCGTACCAGGTCGCGACCGAACTGCCGGTGCCCTACCCGCACCCGGAGGACCCGGCGGCGGCCCTGCTGACCGCGCTGGAGAGCAGCCCTGCGCAGCAGTTGGTGGAACAGGTGGGCGCCGTCCGGCCGCGCACCGTGGAGGTCGCCCTGTGCCTCGGCCGGGCCGAACTGCGGCTGGGCAGGCTCCCGGTGGCCGGCGAGTGGCTCGCCGCGGCGGCGCGCCTGCTCGGTTCCGCCGCCGCGCGCGACTGGCGGCTGGCCTGGCACCGCGGGCTGCTGGCGCTGGCCGGGGGCGACGTCGCCGCGGCGAACGCGGCCTTCGACGCGGTCTACGCCGCGCTGCCCGGCGAGTACGCGCCCAAGCTGGCGCTCGGCTACTGCGCGGAACGGCTCGGCCGGCCGGAGCTGGCCGGCCGCTACTACGAGGCGGTGTGGCGCCGCAACCGGTCCCAGGGCAGCGCGGCCTTCGGCCTGGTCCGGTTGCGGCTGGCCCGCGGGGACCGGCGGGGCGCCGTGGAGATCCTGGACCGGGTGCCGGAGTTCTCCCCGCACCACTCCCGGGCCCGGATCGCCGCCGTACGGATCCTGGTCGGCCGGCTGGCCGACGGGCCCGCGCCGGCGGAGGGGTTCCGGGAGGCGGCCCGCCGCCTGCCGAACCTCTACCCGGACGAGGGCGGGGCGGCCGGTGACGCCCGGGACCGGCTGACGGCGGAGGTGCGGGAGCTGGCGCTGGACCGGGTCCTGACCGAGCGCGGCGAGGAGTGGCTGCCGTCCGGCCCGCTGCTCGGCGAGCCGCCCACCGAGGAGCGGCTGCGCCGACTGCTGGAGACGTCGCTGCGCGACCTCGCCCGGCAGGCCCGGCACGCCGGGGAGCACGGGGCGCTCGTGGACCTGGCGAACGCGGTGCGGCCCATGACGCTGCGGTGA
- a CDS encoding VWA domain-containing protein, with translation MSTTDHAGAEAGPGITLKVNQQKYLPAGSAEHEMHAVLTVTARGLRAGAAAGPEMAEVIVIDCSSSMWPMKITAAQRATAAAVEVLPDGTRFAIVEGTHEARVVYPGSGGLAVAGPDTRAEATRAAHRLVASGGTSVSAWLSLARELLDATPAPLRHVLLLTDGKNEHDAPGVLDRVLAQCVDHFTCDARGIGDEWDAKELTRITGRLHGAADAVLVEGDLAEEFRAVLRRALGRTLPDLRLRITHRAGSRIRMVKQLSPTEADLTARGREVEAHTREYPTRAWGDESRQYQVCLTAEAGRDPKGEDVQLGYVELVVDAPGVRLPEPEAILVHWTDDPALSSRVDPHLDHFARQAEMKRAVTAGCEALDDGDRAAAREELGRAVRLAHALGDDRMVRRLENLVEIEDAAAGRVRLRDVIRPLHVQSAIVSTTHSGLVGASAGARAGEPSGGAGRPHPSSPDRAGAPDVVCRVCGRRSPADAAFCTACGTELREGR, from the coding sequence GTGAGCACGACGGACCACGCCGGGGCGGAGGCCGGCCCCGGCATCACGCTGAAGGTGAACCAGCAGAAGTACCTGCCCGCCGGGTCGGCGGAGCACGAGATGCACGCCGTGCTCACCGTCACGGCACGGGGGTTGCGGGCCGGCGCGGCGGCCGGGCCGGAGATGGCCGAGGTGATCGTCATCGACTGCTCCAGTTCGATGTGGCCGATGAAGATCACGGCGGCCCAGCGCGCCACGGCCGCGGCCGTGGAGGTGCTGCCGGACGGCACCCGTTTCGCGATCGTCGAGGGCACCCACGAGGCACGGGTGGTCTATCCGGGGTCGGGCGGCCTGGCGGTGGCCGGGCCGGACACCCGGGCCGAGGCGACGCGCGCCGCCCACCGGCTGGTGGCCTCGGGCGGCACCTCGGTGAGCGCGTGGCTGTCCCTCGCCCGGGAGCTGCTGGACGCGACGCCGGCACCGCTGCGGCACGTGCTGCTGCTCACCGACGGCAAGAACGAGCACGACGCGCCGGGTGTCCTCGATCGGGTGCTCGCGCAGTGCGTGGACCACTTCACCTGTGACGCCCGGGGAATCGGGGACGAGTGGGACGCGAAGGAGCTGACCCGGATCACCGGGAGGCTGCACGGCGCGGCCGACGCCGTCCTGGTGGAGGGCGACCTGGCCGAGGAGTTCCGGGCGGTGCTGCGGAGGGCCCTCGGGCGGACGCTGCCGGATCTGCGGCTGCGGATCACCCACCGGGCGGGCAGCCGGATCCGCATGGTCAAGCAGCTCTCCCCGACCGAGGCCGACCTCACCGCGCGGGGCCGCGAGGTGGAGGCGCACACCCGGGAGTACCCGACCCGGGCGTGGGGCGACGAGAGCCGCCAGTACCAGGTCTGCCTGACGGCCGAGGCCGGGCGGGACCCGAAGGGCGAGGACGTCCAGCTCGGCTACGTGGAGCTGGTGGTGGACGCCCCGGGGGTGCGGCTTCCGGAGCCGGAGGCCATCCTGGTGCACTGGACCGACGATCCGGCGCTGTCCAGCCGCGTCGATCCGCACCTGGACCACTTCGCCCGGCAGGCGGAGATGAAGCGGGCGGTCACCGCGGGCTGTGAGGCGCTGGACGACGGCGACCGGGCGGCGGCGCGGGAGGAGCTGGGCCGCGCCGTGCGGCTCGCGCACGCCCTCGGCGACGACCGGATGGTGCGGCGGCTGGAGAACCTGGTCGAGATCGAGGACGCGGCGGCCGGGCGGGTGCGCCTCAGGGACGTCATCCGCCCGCTGCACGTGCAGTCCGCCATCGTGAGCACCACGCACTCGGGGCTGGTCGGCGCCTCCGCGGGGGCGCGGGCGGGCGAGCCGTCCGGGGGCGCCGGGCGCCCCCACCCCTCCTCGCCGGACCGGGCGGGCGCGCCGGACGTCGTCTGCCGGGTCTGCGGTCGGCGCTCCCCGGCCGACGCCGCATTCTGCACGGCGTGCGGCACCGAGCTGCGGGAGGGGCGGTGA
- a CDS encoding ABC transporter substrate-binding protein: protein MRGRFGRVATALVALLLVALAALGWYVRAAGARGSVTVLASWTGQEEAAFRAVLAEFTEETGIAVDYQGTTAQQEILSSQVQAGTPPDIAVLPSAGELAQYAVGGFLHPLQDVIGAERFDAYDPLWRPSLRLDGASAVYWFPVKVDVKSLVWYDTGRFGGPDAAGELARLAPDGDQWCVGMGSDATSGWPGTDWVEDILLQQAGPEVYQAWATDRLAWTSEEVRRAWGTWRDIVTAGSAGTAAEALTTDFRDEAAGLFADPPECALRHQGSFARDPGTPRAGFVFSSEVLPGADPASGARQVSGDLAAMFRDTPQARELVRFLASDAAQESWARNTAEGLPRPLSANARVPAGVYGTDPTTARLAEVLRSSDTLCLDASDAMPPPMRDAFQRAVLEFLGDPTQMEELLGQLEGIRGSPRLDAETWLPAVCG, encoded by the coding sequence GTGAGGGGCCGGTTCGGGCGGGTGGCGACCGCACTGGTGGCGCTGTTGCTGGTCGCGCTGGCCGCGCTGGGCTGGTACGTGCGCGCCGCCGGGGCGCGGGGCAGCGTGACCGTGCTGGCCTCCTGGACGGGCCAGGAGGAGGCGGCGTTCCGGGCGGTGCTGGCCGAGTTCACCGAGGAGACCGGCATCGCCGTCGACTACCAGGGCACCACGGCGCAGCAGGAGATCCTCTCCTCGCAGGTGCAGGCGGGCACCCCGCCGGACATCGCGGTGCTGCCGAGCGCCGGGGAGCTGGCGCAGTACGCGGTGGGCGGTTTCCTGCACCCGCTGCAGGACGTGATCGGCGCGGAGCGGTTCGACGCCTACGATCCGCTGTGGAGGCCGTCGCTGCGGTTGGACGGGGCGTCGGCGGTCTACTGGTTCCCGGTCAAGGTCGACGTCAAGAGCCTGGTCTGGTACGACACCGGGCGGTTCGGCGGGCCGGACGCCGCCGGGGAGCTGGCCCGGCTCGCGCCGGACGGCGACCAGTGGTGCGTGGGGATGGGGTCGGACGCGACGTCCGGCTGGCCCGGCACGGACTGGGTCGAGGACATCCTGCTGCAGCAGGCCGGGCCGGAGGTCTACCAGGCGTGGGCGACGGACCGGTTGGCGTGGACGTCGGAGGAGGTCCGGCGGGCGTGGGGGACGTGGCGGGACATCGTCACGGCGGGCTCCGCGGGCACCGCCGCCGAGGCGCTGACGACGGACTTCCGCGACGAGGCGGCGGGGCTGTTCGCCGATCCTCCGGAGTGCGCGCTGCGCCACCAGGGTTCGTTCGCCCGCGACCCGGGCACGCCGCGGGCGGGGTTCGTCTTCTCCTCCGAGGTGCTGCCGGGGGCCGATCCGGCGTCGGGGGCGCGGCAGGTCTCCGGGGACCTGGCCGCGATGTTCCGGGACACCCCGCAGGCCCGGGAGCTGGTCCGGTTCCTGGCCTCGGACGCCGCGCAGGAGTCGTGGGCGCGCAACACCGCCGAGGGCCTGCCGCGCCCGCTCTCGGCGAACGCCCGGGTGCCGGCCGGCGTCTACGGCACCGATCCGACGACGGCCCGGCTGGCGGAGGTGCTGCGGTCCTCCGACACGCTGTGCCTGGACGCGTCCGACGCGATGCCGCCGCCGATGCGGGACGCGTTCCAGCGGGCGGTCCTGGAGTTCCTCGGCGACCCGACCCAGATGGAGGAGCTGCTGGGGCAGCTGGAGGGCATCCGGGGCAGCCCGCGACTGGACGCGGAGACCTGGCTGCCCGCCGTCTGCGGCTGA
- the thiC gene encoding phosphomethylpyrimidine synthase ThiC, translating into MPSVPSDSGANATTHVFRKTYRQGSRPDLRVPAREVQLTNGRTVTLYDTSGPYTDPAQPTDVRRGLPPLRDPWIVQRGDTEEYPGREPRPEDDGLRHTSPRGGLRNLDAVFPGRPRRPRRGRDGRAVTQLAYARRGEITPEMEFVALRENLDPEVVRAEIAAGRAVLPANVNHPEIEPMIIGKRFLVKVNANIGNSAVTSSIEEEVDKMTWATRWGADTVMDLSTGRNIHTTREWILRNSPVPIGTVPLYQALEKVDGKAEELSWDVYRDTVIEQCEQGVDYMTVHAGVLLRYVPLTARRKTGIVSRGGSIMAAWCLAHHQESFLYTHFEELCEILRAYDVTFSLGDGLRPGSIADANDEAQFAELRTLGELTQIARRHEVQTMVEGPGHVPMHLIKENIDLQQEICDEAPFYTLGPLTTDIAPGYDHITSGIGAAMIGWWGTAMLCYVTPKEHLGLPNRDDVKTGVITYKIAAHAADVAKGHPGAQQWDDALSDARFEFRWEDQFNLALDPDTARAFHDETLPAEPAKTAHFCSMCGPKFCSMKISRSITEQFGDDGAGDGEDAIREGMLAKSAEFAAQGNRLYLPLAD; encoded by the coding sequence ATGCCTTCCGTGCCCTCCGACAGCGGCGCGAACGCGACCACGCACGTCTTCCGCAAGACCTACCGACAGGGCTCCCGCCCGGACCTGCGGGTCCCGGCGCGCGAGGTCCAGCTGACCAACGGCCGCACGGTGACGCTCTACGACACCTCCGGCCCGTACACCGACCCCGCCCAGCCCACCGACGTGCGCCGGGGCCTGCCGCCCCTGCGCGACCCCTGGATCGTCCAGCGCGGCGACACCGAGGAGTACCCCGGCCGGGAGCCGCGCCCCGAGGACGACGGCCTCCGCCACACCAGCCCGCGCGGGGGCCTGCGCAACCTCGACGCCGTCTTCCCCGGCCGTCCCCGCCGCCCCCGCCGCGGCCGCGACGGACGCGCCGTCACCCAGCTCGCCTACGCCCGGCGCGGCGAGATCACCCCGGAGATGGAGTTCGTCGCCCTCCGGGAGAACCTGGACCCCGAGGTGGTCCGCGCGGAGATCGCCGCCGGCCGCGCGGTGCTCCCGGCGAACGTCAACCACCCGGAGATCGAGCCGATGATCATTGGCAAGCGCTTCCTGGTGAAGGTCAACGCCAACATCGGCAACTCCGCCGTCACCTCCTCCATCGAGGAGGAGGTCGACAAGATGACCTGGGCCACCCGCTGGGGCGCCGACACGGTCATGGACCTGTCCACCGGCCGCAACATCCACACCACCCGGGAGTGGATCCTGCGCAACTCCCCGGTCCCCATCGGCACCGTCCCGCTCTACCAGGCCCTGGAGAAGGTGGACGGCAAGGCCGAGGAACTCAGCTGGGACGTCTACCGGGACACCGTCATCGAACAGTGCGAGCAGGGCGTGGACTACATGACCGTGCACGCCGGCGTCCTGCTGCGCTACGTCCCGCTCACCGCCCGCCGCAAGACCGGCATCGTCTCCCGCGGCGGCTCCATCATGGCCGCCTGGTGCCTGGCCCACCACCAGGAGAGCTTCCTCTACACCCACTTCGAGGAGCTCTGCGAGATCCTGCGCGCCTACGACGTCACCTTCTCCCTCGGCGACGGGCTCCGCCCCGGCTCCATCGCCGACGCCAACGACGAGGCCCAGTTCGCCGAACTGCGCACCCTCGGCGAGCTCACCCAGATCGCCCGCCGGCACGAGGTGCAGACCATGGTCGAGGGCCCCGGACACGTGCCGATGCACCTGATCAAGGAGAACATCGACCTCCAGCAGGAGATCTGCGACGAGGCGCCGTTCTACACCCTCGGCCCGCTGACCACCGACATCGCCCCCGGCTACGACCACATCACCTCCGGCATCGGCGCCGCGATGATCGGCTGGTGGGGGACCGCGATGCTGTGCTACGTCACCCCCAAGGAACACCTCGGCCTGCCCAACCGCGACGACGTCAAGACCGGCGTGATCACCTACAAGATCGCCGCCCACGCCGCCGACGTCGCCAAGGGCCACCCCGGCGCGCAGCAGTGGGACGACGCCCTGTCCGACGCCCGCTTCGAGTTCCGCTGGGAGGACCAGTTCAACCTGGCCCTCGACCCGGACACCGCCCGCGCCTTCCACGACGAGACCCTGCCCGCCGAGCCGGCCAAGACCGCGCACTTCTGCTCCATGTGCGGCCCCAAGTTCTGCTCCATGAAGATCAGCCGGAGCATCACCGAGCAGTTCGGTGACGACGGCGCCGGCGACGGCGAGGACGCCATCCGGGAGGGCATGCTCGCCAAGTCCGCCGAGTTCGCCGCCCAGGGCAACCGCCTGTACCTGCCGCTGGCGGACTGA
- the trpA gene encoding tryptophan synthase subunit alpha yields MFGTLLSGVHEELQQRVGSLHRAGGQARAALLPSRAGGVRLGAAGRAGVAGDAPAGGGVADLPAARGPRAGGVGTAPVDAAGPVETAGPGAPVRVAARAVAARGAAGASEASCPGRRRPLLVGYLPAGFPDRRTATRALLAMVEGGCDIVEIGVPYSDPVLDGPAIQRACGHSLAGGTRMTDVRDTVREVAATGTEVYVMSYFSPIDRYGRNRFAEEFASAGASGCILPDLPVENARPWLEASRPHGLSTVFVPVPTAGQERLRRIVSEASGFVYAPVGRGVTGSGGGPAVGAAAFVNRIRALTDLPVYAGMGISSGQQAAEVASYADGVIVGSAFVQRLLQARSPRAGVAAVRRLAEELSAAVAETADGRSHAVRAGAAAGGSTGRARSAAGGALCDGASLRRSAGAGRWRWPRWGR; encoded by the coding sequence ATGTTCGGAACTCTGCTGTCAGGAGTCCACGAGGAGCTCCAGCAGCGGGTGGGGTCACTGCACCGCGCGGGCGGCCAGGCGCGGGCCGCCCTGCTGCCCAGCCGGGCCGGTGGCGTCCGGCTCGGCGCGGCGGGGCGTGCCGGCGTCGCCGGTGACGCCCCGGCCGGCGGCGGGGTGGCCGACCTGCCGGCCGCGCGGGGGCCGCGCGCCGGTGGTGTCGGTACCGCGCCGGTGGACGCGGCCGGGCCGGTGGAGACGGCCGGGCCGGGGGCGCCGGTGCGGGTCGCCGCGCGGGCCGTGGCGGCCCGCGGCGCGGCGGGCGCGTCCGAGGCGAGTTGCCCGGGACGGCGCCGCCCGCTGCTGGTGGGCTACCTGCCCGCCGGGTTCCCGGACCGGCGCACCGCCACCCGGGCCCTGCTGGCGATGGTCGAGGGGGGGTGCGACATCGTGGAGATCGGGGTGCCGTACAGCGATCCGGTGCTGGACGGACCGGCGATCCAGCGGGCCTGCGGGCACTCGCTGGCGGGCGGGACCCGGATGACGGACGTCCGGGACACGGTGCGGGAGGTCGCGGCCACCGGCACCGAGGTGTACGTGATGAGCTATTTCAGCCCGATCGACCGGTACGGGCGGAACCGTTTCGCCGAGGAGTTCGCCTCCGCGGGGGCCAGCGGGTGCATCCTGCCGGACCTGCCGGTGGAGAACGCCCGGCCGTGGCTGGAGGCCTCCCGGCCGCACGGGCTGAGCACGGTGTTCGTCCCGGTGCCCACGGCCGGGCAGGAACGGCTGCGCCGGATCGTCTCGGAGGCGTCCGGGTTCGTCTACGCCCCGGTCGGGCGCGGGGTGACCGGCAGCGGTGGTGGGCCGGCGGTCGGGGCGGCCGCGTTCGTCAACCGGATCCGGGCGCTGACGGACCTTCCCGTGTACGCGGGGATGGGCATCTCCTCGGGGCAGCAGGCCGCCGAGGTCGCCTCCTACGCCGACGGCGTGATCGTCGGCTCGGCGTTCGTCCAGCGTCTGCTCCAGGCGCGGTCCCCACGGGCGGGGGTGGCGGCGGTGCGGCGGCTGGCGGAGGAGCTGTCCGCGGCGGTCGCCGAGACCGCGGACGGCCGCTCGCACGCGGTGCGGGCCGGGGCGGCGGCCGGCGGTTCGACCGGGCGGGCGCGTTCGGCGGCCGGCGGCGCGCTCTGCGACGGCGCCAGCCTGCGGCGCTCGGCCGGTGCCGGCCGGTGGCGCTGGCCGCGGTGGGGCCGCTGA
- a CDS encoding HNH endonuclease family protein: protein MRTRILRSLTALLGFVAALTLLPAPAAHAAPPAPPSLSTIQSYLNALPVRAEANQSTYDRDLFPHWISQGNNCNTREVVLRRDGTNVVTDANCAAVSGTWYSVYDGATVTSASGIQIDHVVALAEAWRSGAHAWTTTRRQAFANDLNIAQLIAVSGSSNQAKSDYDPSEWVPPRTAYHCTYAKNWIWVKYSYGLAVDSAEKSALQTLLGRC, encoded by the coding sequence ATGCGAACGCGAATCCTCCGTTCCCTCACCGCCCTGCTCGGCTTCGTCGCCGCGCTCACGCTGCTGCCGGCGCCGGCCGCCCACGCCGCGCCGCCCGCCCCGCCCAGCCTGTCCACCATCCAGAGCTACCTCAACGCGCTCCCCGTGCGCGCCGAGGCCAACCAGTCGACCTACGACCGCGACCTCTTCCCGCACTGGATCAGCCAGGGCAACAACTGCAACACCCGTGAGGTCGTGCTGCGCCGCGACGGCACCAACGTGGTGACCGACGCCAACTGCGCCGCCGTCAGCGGCACCTGGTACAGCGTGTACGACGGCGCCACGGTCACCTCCGCCTCCGGCATCCAGATCGACCACGTGGTGGCCCTGGCCGAGGCCTGGCGTTCCGGTGCCCACGCCTGGACCACCACCCGCCGCCAGGCCTTCGCCAACGACCTGAACATCGCCCAGCTGATCGCCGTCTCGGGCTCCTCCAACCAGGCCAAGAGCGACTACGACCCGTCCGAGTGGGTCCCGCCGCGCACCGCCTACCACTGCACCTACGCCAAGAACTGGATCTGGGTGAAGTACTCCTACGGCCTGGCCGTCGACTCGGCCGAGAAGAGCGCGCTGCAGACCCTGCTCGGCCGCTGCTGA
- the yidD gene encoding membrane protein insertion efficiency factor YidD: protein MSQGHPGFGMPPDPAAEEERRRRERAARRARFLRRNRPPRPQRSGRKRDGCDGCDGCGGCDGCGGCDLNLLSLRMLLAVVAVSLGVGETVRTIAAEPGQPRGGLARRAHAAVRYYQLRISPRYPARCRYSPTCSAYAIGALRRHGLLRGGLLTIARLRRCRPGNGGADPVPN, encoded by the coding sequence ATGTCCCAGGGCCACCCCGGGTTCGGCATGCCGCCGGATCCGGCCGCCGAGGAGGAACGGCGCCGGCGGGAGCGGGCCGCCCGGCGGGCGCGCTTCCTCCGCCGGAACCGCCCGCCCCGCCCGCAGCGGAGCGGCCGCAAGCGGGACGGCTGCGATGGCTGCGACGGGTGTGGTGGCTGTGACGGCTGTGGCGGCTGTGACCTCAATCTGCTCAGCCTGCGGATGCTGCTCGCGGTGGTCGCGGTGAGCCTCGGGGTGGGGGAGACCGTCCGGACCATCGCCGCCGAGCCGGGCCAGCCGCGGGGAGGACTGGCCCGCCGCGCCCACGCCGCCGTTCGGTACTACCAGTTGCGGATCAGTCCGCGGTACCCGGCCCGCTGCCGCTACTCGCCCACCTGCTCGGCCTACGCGATCGGGGCGCTGCGCCGGCACGGCCTGCTGCGCGGCGGCCTGCTGACGATCGCTCGGCTGCGGCGCTGCCGACCGGGCAACGGTGGGGCCGACCCGGTGCCGAACTGA
- a CDS encoding SWIM zinc finger family protein: MAHTERVSEPLPGATGPAAGHPSNPSTTCDDPEPPTSTTRFDAHADARGLTALLDVHDADHRTGRAAPMPLLGTAWAGRLHLEAVSRCRGVYALLDLPGVAATGVGTADATATDAVGTDTATDATATAPAGLALLPGGRLLAWARSATAAARPTATLHTDRLTLAATPGGELGLEPTAPHPRHPEVLAAAYALTSGFRPRAVLAAPVALRLLHELATLPPDAALWVVPEAAGPRLSTRAEPGAVCLPGPGRLAPLRRLLPSLRELRLFGPAVGHGAEPAPSAWQVTGETGGARLTLLLSPEPARGLPGEGAVLEAPWGTEAGDDHLGDDHAILAAAGTLGWTFAPPTGTTPAGAAPVGEPFHRLLPLPAGRAAALPPRLSGALALAARGAVRLEPRGGHEAVLRASVEGRNGPVRVTVAPGRATCTCPWWAYFRGGRGPCKHVLATRITAGRAAGGRLRPPHPHPPATDPAATGPNDPNGR, encoded by the coding sequence ATGGCGCACACGGAACGTGTCTCCGAACCGCTGCCCGGCGCCACCGGCCCGGCAGCGGGGCATCCCTCCAACCCCTCCACCACCTGCGACGATCCGGAACCGCCGACCTCCACCACCCGCTTCGACGCCCACGCGGACGCCCGCGGGTTGACCGCACTGCTCGACGTGCACGACGCCGACCACCGGACCGGCCGGGCCGCCCCGATGCCGCTGCTCGGCACGGCCTGGGCAGGCCGCCTCCACCTGGAGGCCGTCTCGCGTTGCCGAGGGGTGTACGCCCTGCTGGATCTGCCCGGCGTGGCGGCCACCGGCGTGGGCACCGCCGACGCGACGGCCACCGATGCGGTGGGCACCGACACGGCCACCGACGCGACGGCCACCGCCCCCGCCGGCCTCGCCCTGCTCCCCGGCGGCCGGCTGCTGGCCTGGGCGCGGTCGGCCACCGCCGCCGCCCGGCCCACCGCCACCCTGCACACCGACCGGCTCACCCTGGCGGCCACGCCGGGCGGGGAGCTGGGCCTGGAGCCCACCGCGCCGCACCCCCGCCACCCGGAGGTGCTCGCCGCCGCCTACGCGCTCACCTCCGGCTTCCGGCCGCGCGCCGTGCTGGCCGCGCCCGTCGCGCTGCGGCTGCTGCACGAGCTGGCCACGCTCCCGCCGGACGCCGCGCTCTGGGTGGTCCCCGAGGCGGCCGGCCCCCGGCTGAGCACCCGGGCGGAGCCGGGAGCCGTCTGCCTGCCCGGGCCCGGCCGGCTGGCGCCGCTGCGCCGGCTGCTGCCCTCGCTGCGCGAACTGCGCCTGTTCGGCCCGGCCGTCGGGCACGGCGCCGAACCGGCCCCGTCCGCCTGGCAGGTCACCGGCGAGACCGGCGGCGCCCGGCTGACCCTCCTGCTCTCGCCCGAGCCGGCGCGCGGGCTGCCCGGCGAGGGCGCCGTGCTGGAGGCGCCCTGGGGCACCGAGGCAGGCGACGACCACCTCGGTGACGACCACGCCATCCTGGCCGCCGCCGGAACCCTGGGCTGGACCTTCGCCCCGCCCACCGGCACCACCCCGGCCGGTGCCGCGCCGGTCGGGGAACCGTTCCACCGGCTGCTGCCGCTCCCGGCGGGGCGTGCCGCCGCGCTCCCGCCGCGGCTCAGCGGCGCGCTGGCGCTGGCGGCCCGCGGCGCCGTGCGGCTGGAGCCCCGCGGCGGGCACGAGGCCGTGCTGCGGGCCAGCGTGGAGGGCCGGAACGGCCCGGTGCGGGTGACCGTCGCCCCCGGCCGCGCCACCTGCACCTGCCCCTGGTGGGCGTACTTCCGCGGTGGTCGGGGCCCCTGCAAGCACGTCCTGGCCACCCGGATCACCGCCGGACGCGCGGCCGGCGGACGGCTGCGCCCGCCCCACCCACACCCTCCGGCCACCGACCCGGCCGCCACCGGACCGAACGACCCGAACGGCAGGTGA